Proteins encoded within one genomic window of Argiope bruennichi chromosome 7, qqArgBrue1.1, whole genome shotgun sequence:
- the LOC129975164 gene encoding uncharacterized protein LOC129975164 produces the protein MKLSNIKHFESINSLKINIFTYDKEVFPIYISNKKLGSEINLLLYKEHYFLIKNLNRLLNSKKGIHHYCSRCLIGFQRRNSLVDHKRVCCQNAPQKLSPPKINTVKFTSIYKMLFHPFILYADFECITKNISTVLPNTSQSFSANLEHHEPISFALIAINIKNEIIYHKFYCGENPVQIFLKTIKKLAKSLFKRLSCNKPMIEENIPTGKPSTCYICKLKFEPSDRIVRDHCHVLGIFRGFCHNSCNLNLKRSNFIPVVIHNLKGYDSHLLLKHMSPEFAHQIDIIPTNSQKFTSFTLDNYIKFIDSYAFLDSSLSSLVEILKISEHRFDIFDSFFQNKTNRNLLKQKGFFPYSYFSSKDILKQKTFPPHEAFFNILTNSNITKKEYKHALRVYQEFHCKNFQDYLELYQNTDTILLAEVFQSFRQTSMMHYHLDPAHFLTIADLTWHSGLKFTGQELKLLSNVEDYVLLETQMRGGICFLGQRYAQANNPYLSCYNPDEPTNYIVNLDVNNLYGHCMSEYLPVGDFRWLSPEEIAVFDLANVSRYSETGYLLEVDLLYDKSAHDFHDFPLAAEHLNINKQMLSDYQKKILSEKNIPFTECKKLTPNFYPKKRYILHYRNLKYYLKHGMSLKKIYRILAFSQSDWLRSYINFNNEKRQQAKSEFEKSFFKKMNNAFFGKTCQNVRKRINLKTALTPAECRKHLASPLLEYFESINEDFAVFKMKKINLVLDKPIYVGFCVLELAKLHMYTLYYSKFKKYYKENCKLLYTDTDSLFMQIFTNNVYKDFKNEFFDIMDLSNYPSSSEFFNSENQNKLGFLKDETKSKPISEFIGLRCKMYSYKCENTETKKAKGVKQSCLRNITHEHFKTSLLNETIHRHEQYSIQSKSHILSTTISNKISLSPFYDKIFLNEDGVTGKCFGHYSLLEE, from the coding sequence ATGAAACTCTCTAAcataaagcattttgaaagtaTCAACagcttaaagataaatatttttacttatgacaAAGAAGTTTTCCCCATATATATCAGTAATAAAAAGTTGGGTTcggaaataaatttacttctgtATAAAGAGCAttacttcttaattaaaaatctaaatcgtTTATTAAACTCCAAAAAAGGGATTCATCATTATTGCTCGCGATGCCTGATTGGATTTCAGAGGCGAAATAGTCTTGTAGATCATAAGCGAGTGTGTTGCCAAAATGCCCCCCAAAAACTATCACCGCCTAAAATAAACACTGTAAAATTTACTAGCATTTACAAAATGTTGTTCCATCCTTTTATTTTGTATGCGGATTTTGAATGCATAACGAAAAATATATCTACTGTTTTACCAAATACATCTCAGAGTTTTTCAGCCAACCTAGAGCATCACGAACCAATCAGTTTCGCATTaatagcaattaatataaaaaatgaaataatatatcacaAATTCTATTGCGGAGAAAATccagtacaaatatttttaaaaacaataaaaaaattagcaaaatctttatttaaaagactATCATGCAATAAACCAATGATCGAGGAAAATATACCAACGGGAAAGCCTAGCACATGTTacatatgcaaattaaaatttgaaccgaGTGATCGCATTGTCAGAGATCATTGCCATGTTTTAGGCATATTTAGAGGTTTCTGTCACaattcatgcaatttaaatttaaaaagaagtaatttcatTCCTGTAGTCATTCACAACCTTAAGGGGTACGATTCCCACTTATTGTTAAAACATATGTCTCCAGAATTCGCGCATCAGATTGATATAATTCCGACGAATAGTCAAAAATTTACTAGTTTCACCCtcgataattacattaaatttattgattcgtACGCATTTCTTGATTCTTCCTTATCTTCTcttgtagaaattttgaaaatttctgaacatCGGTTTgacatttttgattcttttttccaaaataaaacaaatagaaacttactcaaacaaaaaggattttttccttatagctatttttcatcaaaagatattttaaaacaaaagacatTTCCACCTCACGAagccttttttaacattttgacgaattcgaacataacaaaaaaagaatacaaacacgCACTGAGGGTTTACCaagaatttcattgtaaaaattttcaagattaccTTGAATTGTATCAAAATACAGATACAATTCTTTTAGCTGAAGTATTTCAATCGTTTCGACAAACAAGCATGATGCACTATCATTTGGACCCTGCTCATTTCCTAACTATTGCTGATTTAACGTGGCATTCTGGTTTAAAATTCACAGGTCaggaattaaaattgttatcgaATGTAGAAGACTATGTCTTACTTGAGACTCAAATGAGAGGTGGAATTTGCTTTCTCGGTCAAAGATATGCCCAGGCAAATAATCCATATCTTTCTTGTTATAACCCCGATGAACCTACAAATTATATTGTGAATTTAGATGTTAACAATCTTTACGGACATTGCATGTCTGAATATCTACCTGTGGGGGATTTTCGTTGGCTTTCACCTGAAGAAATAGCTGTTTTTGATTTAGCAAATGTATCTCGATACTCAGAAACGGGATATTTATTAGAGGTAGATTTACTATATGATAAATCAGCTCATGATTTCCATGATTTTCCCTTAGCAGCAgaacacttaaatataaataaacaaatgttatcagattatcaaaaaaaaatattgtctgaaaaaaatattccattcaccgagtgtaaaaagttaacaccaaatttttatccaaagaaacgCTACATTTTACACTACAGGaacttaaaatactatttaaagcatgggatgtctttaaaaaaaatttatcggaTCTTGGCTTTTTCACAATCAGACTGGTTGCGaagctatataaattttaataatgaaaaacgcCAACAAGCCAAAAGCGagtttgaaaaatctttctttaaaaaaatgaataatgctttTTTCGGCAAAACATGCCAAAACGtcagaaaaagaattaacttAAAGACTGCTCTTACACCCGCTGAATGTAGAAAGCATTTAGCAAGTCCTTTACTTGAATACTTTGAGAGCATAAACGAAGACTTCGCTgtctttaagatgaaaaaaattaatctagttCTCGACAAACCAATTTATGTAGGATTTTGCGTGCTTGAGCTAGCTAAATTACACATGTATACTTTATATTActctaagttcaaaaaatattataaagaaaattgcaaactCTTATACACAGATACTGATTCTctattcatgcaaatatttacaaataatgtttacaaagattttaaaaatgaattttttgatatcaTGGATCTAAGCAACTATCCATCttcaagtgaattttttaattcggAGAACCAAAATAAGTTAGGGTTTTTAAAAGACGAAACGAAATCTAAACCTATTTCAGAATTTATCGGTTTACGATGCAAAATGTACAGCTACAAATGTGAAAATACTGAAACGAAAAAGGCAAAAGGTGTAAAACAGAGTTGTTTAAGAAACATAacacatgaacattttaaaacctcTTTACTTAATGAAACGATTCATCGTCACGAGCAATATTCTATACAGTCAAAATCACATATTCTTTCTACAaccatatcaaacaaaatttctttatctccgttttacgataaaatatttttgaatgaggaTGGTGTGACCGGAAAATGCTTTGGTCACTATTCCTTGCTTGAAGAATAA